A genomic segment from Halobacteriovorax sp. HLS encodes:
- a CDS encoding methyl-accepting chemotaxis protein, which translates to MFSTLFIYSSYTNTSKNLMNEKKLSIQFVIQAAMAVVKDHQEKVKKGELTLEQAKKMAAASIGRIRYGQAKDDYLWINDSFPKMVEHPVKSLVGNDLNTFKDKVGDKIFVKMVDIAKASGDGFIQYTWVDKKDKSKHVPKLSYIAYDKDWDWILGTGIYIEDVKATINKALIEDITKVIIAMIIIILAISFVVKKNIRGPLLSIAEKLFKTSEYVSNGANKSLDNCNLLSAASQNQASSLQQTVSSVEEINAMIQRNSASAQASKDTSLKSQNSANKGKGSVDEMLVTIEDITKNNEKVISRMKLTNSEVSEILNIIKNINEKTKVINDIVFQTKLLSFNASVEAARAGESGKGFAVVAEEIGALANMSGSASEEIRELIDSSMNKVEQIVNSTTSVMDEMIAEGTQAVDKGKEKAYECKVILDEIIGNVDLVNNQVNEIANASKEQSQGVHEISKAMEILDQVGHENNSTVIETAESSKQLQREAQELIHVIEQVKEMVEGKSKKAS; encoded by the coding sequence ATGTTTTCAACATTATTTATTTATAGCTCCTATACTAATACGTCTAAGAATTTAATGAATGAGAAGAAGCTCTCTATTCAATTCGTAATTCAAGCGGCCATGGCAGTTGTAAAAGATCATCAAGAAAAGGTAAAAAAAGGTGAGCTAACTTTGGAACAGGCAAAGAAGATGGCGGCGGCATCAATTGGGCGCATTCGCTATGGACAGGCCAAGGATGACTACTTATGGATAAATGATAGTTTTCCTAAAATGGTTGAGCATCCTGTGAAGTCTCTCGTTGGAAATGACCTTAATACATTTAAAGATAAAGTTGGAGATAAGATCTTTGTTAAGATGGTAGATATTGCTAAAGCAAGTGGCGATGGGTTTATTCAATACACATGGGTTGATAAGAAAGATAAGTCTAAGCATGTTCCTAAGTTATCTTATATTGCTTACGATAAAGATTGGGACTGGATTTTAGGGACGGGCATTTATATTGAGGATGTCAAAGCAACAATAAATAAGGCCCTCATCGAAGATATTACAAAAGTTATTATTGCTATGATTATCATCATTTTAGCAATTTCATTTGTAGTTAAGAAGAATATTCGTGGACCTCTTCTTTCAATTGCTGAGAAGCTATTTAAGACATCAGAATACGTTTCTAATGGCGCAAATAAGAGTTTGGATAATTGTAATCTCTTGTCCGCAGCTAGTCAGAATCAAGCTTCAAGTTTGCAGCAAACGGTCTCTTCTGTAGAAGAGATCAATGCCATGATACAGAGAAATTCCGCATCAGCTCAGGCCTCAAAAGATACATCACTAAAAAGTCAAAACTCTGCAAATAAAGGAAAGGGAAGTGTTGATGAAATGCTGGTGACTATTGAAGATATAACTAAGAATAATGAGAAAGTTATCAGTAGAATGAAACTTACAAATAGTGAAGTTTCTGAAATCTTAAATATTATTAAAAATATTAATGAGAAAACAAAAGTTATCAATGATATTGTTTTTCAGACGAAGCTTCTTTCATTCAACGCTTCTGTTGAGGCCGCAAGAGCTGGAGAGTCAGGAAAAGGTTTTGCTGTTGTAGCAGAAGAAATTGGTGCCCTCGCAAATATGTCCGGCTCAGCTAGTGAGGAGATTCGCGAACTCATTGACAGTAGTATGAATAAAGTTGAACAAATTGTTAATTCAACGACAAGTGTAATGGATGAGATGATTGCTGAAGGCACTCAAGCCGTTGATAAAGGAAAAGAAAAGGCCTATGAATGTAAGGTCATTCTCGATGAAATTATAGGCAATGTTGATCTTGTAAATAATCAGGTTAATGAAATTGCAAATGCATCTAAAGAGCAATCTCAAGGTGTTCATGAAATTTCTAAGGCCATGGAGATTTTAGATCAAGTAGGACATGAGAATAACTCTACAGTAATTGAGACGGCCGAAAGCTCTAAGCAACTTCAAAGAGAGGCCCAGGAGTTAATCCATGTTATTGAACAGGTTAAAGAAATGGTAGAAGGTAAGAGTAAGAAAGCTTCCTAG
- a CDS encoding CoA transferase: MTQLLSGLTILDFSHRLPGPLASKLLAGLGANVLKVEDIKFKDPFIYGAFAKFDDSFPHWYEELNSNKQIIRLDFNATDIKLKIKELLENCDAVILGLPEKLLNKLGLNQQDLSSCTKPLAVIELLASKEHTKAMHDLNALALTGLLKLHVQDQSAPIVAPPFLPIAGIGFGHKVATDLLAALLKTSRSGCHTFHKCYLFESTKEIFESFWPKKSQARQKFLHNGLYPCYNLYQTKDKRYIALAAVEEKFWIRFCEIFKLNIESDKRFFYEDQSIFLEVASHIAHYDYEEIAEMTKGEEICLSLV; the protein is encoded by the coding sequence ATGACTCAGTTATTATCTGGACTTACAATTTTAGATTTCTCTCATCGTCTACCAGGGCCTCTTGCTTCAAAATTATTAGCAGGCCTTGGTGCGAATGTTTTAAAAGTTGAAGATATAAAATTCAAAGACCCATTTATCTATGGAGCTTTTGCGAAGTTTGATGATAGTTTTCCACATTGGTATGAAGAGCTGAATTCTAATAAGCAAATTATTCGTCTAGATTTTAATGCCACAGATATAAAACTAAAGATTAAAGAGTTACTTGAAAATTGTGATGCTGTAATTTTAGGTCTACCAGAAAAGCTCTTAAATAAGCTTGGGCTAAATCAACAAGATCTTTCTTCATGTACGAAACCTTTGGCCGTCATTGAGTTACTTGCCTCTAAAGAACATACAAAGGCCATGCATGACTTAAATGCACTGGCCTTAACTGGTCTTTTAAAACTTCATGTACAAGATCAGAGTGCTCCCATTGTTGCCCCTCCATTTCTTCCTATTGCAGGGATTGGATTTGGACATAAAGTAGCAACAGACCTTTTAGCAGCATTATTAAAGACTAGTAGAAGTGGTTGTCACACTTTTCATAAATGCTACTTATTCGAATCAACTAAAGAAATATTTGAATCTTTTTGGCCAAAGAAGTCCCAGGCCAGACAGAAGTTTCTTCATAATGGTCTCTACCCTTGTTACAATCTGTATCAAACCAAGGATAAGCGCTATATTGCTTTAGCAGCAGTTGAAGAAAAGTTTTGGATTCGTTTTTGTGAAATTTTCAAATTAAATATTGAAAGCGATAAAAGATTCTTCTATGAAGACCAAAGTATATTTCTAGAAGTTGCCTCTCATATCGCTCACTATGATTACGAAGAAATTGCTGAAATGACCAAGGGTGAAGAGATCTGCCTTAGTCTTGTATAG